A single region of the Triticum dicoccoides isolate Atlit2015 ecotype Zavitan chromosome 2B, WEW_v2.0, whole genome shotgun sequence genome encodes:
- the LOC119364346 gene encoding uncharacterized protein LOC119364346, protein MGVREPVAMEIPVDEGAAARVPPRIRRRLLEGRTSGGGGPASAEEIDAKLKEADHRRQQFYDWLSCKARKKPRSPSCSSQEEDYGQCLEAKLLAAEQKRLSLLAKAQNRLAKLDELRQAAKNDVEMRIEKEKEELETRVETRVRQAEENRIRLLHADMQRRAALKNRTERSLVQKATSESKYTERVRSAILEKRAAAEKKRLALLEAEKRKAHARLMHIQRAAMTVSSQREAERIKLKEHLESKLQRAKRKRAEYLKQRGGPCSSAHADYIKHADFLSRKLARCWRSFVKSRKTTLALSQAYDALGINEKSVKSMPFEELAMLMGSPTALEATKALLHRFERRVTLCQSASSSSAENIDHLLKRLVTPKRKVPPSRDGRTRAAAKRPARTSETSRLSRYSLRVALCAYMILAHPSAVLSGDGEQEKLLMESAANFVREFELLVKTILEGPGRTSRQPSLDATESSSCQKSYDVAGQSKFKTRLVNFDKAWCTYLYRFVVWKVKDARSLEGDLVRAACKLELSMMQTCKLTADGRSHNLTHDMKAIQKQVSDDHKLLREKVQHLSGDAGIERMDSALSDARSKFFEAKVNGSPLATPVANVSTPLSINSSGKLPPSEVNVSSETASSSTSPVNLPTENEQMVNEMLHEDGGAIAANSNDARTIEKDFQDKVRETMEKAFWDVVTDSMRGDKPDYSQLINLVKEVRDSLHDLAPKGWKEEIYENIDLEILSQVLESGSQDTQYLGQILQYSLAMVRKLSAAAKDDEMKASHDKLLSELAASSEDNDNGVSSFVIAVIKGLRFTLEEIKQLQVEVSKAYVQLMQPKIKGSAGVEYLQKAFGDRYGPPANASASLPVTLQWISASKSIMDAEWREHLGSLSVLPAANHAQPLVTVLRAGQGAPPASVPSAGSSGSPECKGEKVDKLVRVGLLQLISGMEGLQLQSTPESFHLNFLRLRAVQGQFQEVIVISTGMLVLRQVLMSENSKITPPELETVISELFGALVKLLDNSPEAGTEEIVEAMMSASASAGSLSDAKIQARRQIITRVVLKSLQADDVVFKKVSRAVHCAFRGVLLGGSGAKGQKLVDAALRRIGAGKLADRVVKAAEVLIRVATVSEKVHGPWYKALS, encoded by the exons ATGGGGGTGAGGGAGCCGGTGGCGATGGAGATACCGGTGGacgagggggcggcggcgagggtgccGCCGCGGATCAGGAGGAGGCTGCTCGAGGGCAggaccagcggcggcggcgggccggcCAGCGCCGAGGAAATCGACGCCAAGCTCAAGGAGGCCGACCACCGTAGGCAG CAATTCTACGATTGGTTATCCTGCAAAGCAAGGAAGAAGCCACGGAGCCCATCGTGCTCATCTCAAGAGGAAGATTACGGACAGTGCCTTGAAGCCAAGCTTCTGGCAGCTGAGCAGAAAAGGCTAAGCCTCTTGGCAAAGGCACAGAACCGGTTAGCCAAGTTGGATGAACTCCGACAAGCAGCCAAAAATGATGTGGAAATGCGGAttgagaaggagaaggaagaactTGAGACTAGAGTCGAGACTCGGGTTCGGCAGGCAGAGGAAAACCGTATACGCCTTCTGCATGCAGATATGCAGAGGCGGGCTGCACTAAAGAATAGAACAGAGAGGTCCCTCGTGCAGAAGGCGACATCTGAGAGCAAGTATACAGAGCGGGTGCGATCTGCTATCCTGGAAAAGCGTGCTGCTGCTGAGAAGAAACGGCTGGCGTTGTTGGAAGCTGAGAAGAGGAAGGCTCATGCTCGGCTCATGCATATTCAACGAGCGGCCATGACTGTAAGCAGCCAGAGAGAAGCAGAGAGGATTAAATTGAAAGAACATCTTGAAAGCAAACTTCAGAGG GCCAAGAGGAAGAGAGCTGAATATTTGAAGCAGCGAGGAGGTCCATGCAGTTCTGCTCATGCCGACTACATCAAGCATGCAGATTTTCTTTCAAGAAAGCTTGCAAG GTGCTGGAGAAGTTTTGTGAAGTCCAGGAAGACAACACTTGCCTTATCTCAAGCTTATGATGCTTTGGGAATTAATGAAAAATCTGTGAAGTCAATGCCATTTGAGGAATTAGCTATGCTGATGGGATCTCCCACAGCTCTTGAGGCTACTAAGGCATTACTTCACCGGTTCGAGAGGCGTGTGACTCTTTGTCAGTCAGCAAGTTCATCATCTGCAGAAAATATTGACCATCTGCTGAAACGCCTTGTGACTCCAAAGAGGAAGGTACCTCCGAGTAGAGACGGAAGAACAAGGGCTGCAGCAAAAAGGCCAGCCAGAACTTCTGAAACAAGCAGGTTGTCTAGATATTCACTGAGGGTGGCACTCTGTGCTTACATGATCCTGGCTCATCCTAGTGCTGTTTTAAGTGGAGATGGTGAGCAAGAGAAGCTACTCATGGAGTCAGCAGCAAACTTTGTCAGGGAGTTTGAGCTGCTGGTTAAGACAATACTCGAGGGACCGGGAAGAACCTCAAGGCAGCCATCTCTTGATGCTACTGAATCATCTAGTTGCCAGAAGTCTTATGATGTTGCCGGTCAAAGTAAATTCAAAACTCGGCTGGTTAATTTTGACAAAGCTTGGTGCACCTACCTTTACAGATTTGTGgtgtggaaagtaaaagatgcaagatCATTGGAGGGTGATCTTGTTAGGGCTGCATGCAAGCTTGAGCTGTCAATGATGCAAACATGCAAGTTAACTGCCGACGGGCGGTCACACAACCTCACCCATGATATGAAGGCCATTCAGAAGCAGGTTTCTGACGATCACAAACTCTTAAGGGAGAAGGTTCAGCATCTGAGTGGTGATGCAGGGATTGAGCGGATGGACTCTGCTCTCTCAGATGCAAGGTCAAAGTTCTTTGAAGCAAAAGTGAATGGAAGTCCATTGGCGACACCTGTTGCAAACGTATCTACTCCTCTGAGCATTAATTCATCTGGAAAGCTCCCGCCTTCTGAGGTTAATGTTAGTTCTGAAACAGCATCAAGCAGCACATCACCAGTGAATCTGCCTACAGAGAATGAGCAGATGGTCAATGAGATGCTTCATGAGGACGGTGGTGCGATTGCTGCCAATTCTAATGATGCCCGCACCATCGAGAAGGATTTCCAAGACAAAGTGAGGGAAACAATGGAGAAAGCTTTCTGGGATGTGGTTACTGACTCAATGAGAGGAGACAAACCTGACTACAGCCAACTGATCAACCTGGTAAAGGAAGTGAGGGATTCGTTGCACGACTTGGCTCCCAAGGGATGGAAGGAGGAAATCTATGAGAACATTGACCTCGAAATTTTGTCCCAG GTACTCGAGTCAGGCTCCCAGGACACCCAATATCTGGGGCAGATTTTGCAGTACTCTCTGGCTATGGTCAGAAAGCTGTCTGCTGCTGCAAAGGATGATGAGATGAAGGCAAGTCATGACAAATTATTGAGCGAGTTGGCTGCAAGTTCTGAAGATAATGATAATGGAGTCAGCTCGTTTGTCATTGCTGTCATCAAGGGTCTGCGTTTCACTCTGGAAGAAATAAAG CAACTGCAAGTAGAAGTGAGCAAGGCATATGTTCAGCTGATGCAACCGAAGATAAAAGGCTCGGCTGGAGTGGAGTACCTGCAGAAGGCTTTCGGCGATCGCTATGGACCTCCTGCTAATGCGTCAGCTTCTCTCCCTGTAACTCTGCAGTGGATTTCAGCATCAAAGAGCATCATGGACGCAGAATGGAGGGAACATCTGGGCTCCCTTTCAGTTCTGCCAGCAGCAAATCAT GCTCAGCCCCTTGTTACAGTGCTCCGAGCTGGCCAAGGAGCTCCACCAGCTTCTGTACCTTCAGCAGGCAGTTCAGGTTCACCTGAGTGCAAGGGAGAAAAGGTTGACAAGCTTGTGAGGGTTGGCTTGTTGCAGCTTATCAGTGGTATGGAGGGCTTGCAATTGCAGTCAACTCCTGAGAGCTTCCACCTTAACTTTCTGAGATTGAGGGCCGTGCAGGGCCAATTTCAAGAAGTGATTGTAATTTCTACGGG CATGCTCGTCCTGCGTCAAGTCCTGATGAGTGAGAATTCTAAGATCACTCCTCCGGAGCTGGAGACTGTCATCTCAGAACTCTTCGGCGCTCTGGTGAAGCTGCTGGATAACTCCCCCGAAGCAGGCACTGAAGAGATCGTGGAGGCGATGATGAGCGCGTCGGCCTCAGCCGGCTCTTTGTCGGACGCCAAGATTCAGGCCAGGAGGCAGATAATAACCCGGGTGGTCCTCAAGAGCCTCCAAGCGGACGACGTCGTCTTCAAGAAGGTCTCCCGGGCGGTCCACTGCGCCTTCCGTGGCGTCCTCCTCGGCGGCAGCGGTGCCAAGGGCCAGAAGCTAGTGGATGCAGCCCTACGCCGCATCGGCGCGGGGAAGCTCGCTGACCGTGTGGTGAAGGCGGCTGAAGTGCTCATCAGGGTGGCCACGGTCTCGGAGAAGGTCCACGGCCCGTGGTACAAAGCGCTCTCCTGA